The following is a genomic window from Liolophura sinensis isolate JHLJ2023 chromosome 10, CUHK_Ljap_v2, whole genome shotgun sequence.
CTGATACATACTGCATGGTGTATCTAACCTTAACTGTCGTTCatgtttgtcaagttactgggTTTGCCTGATTCATGgagttgtatatacatgtaacagaaaatGTCTTGAGGTTCAATGTTTAACACACGCCTGATACATACTGCATGGTGTATCTAACCTAAACTGTCGTTCatgtttgtcaagttactgggTTTGCCTGATTCATGgagttgtacatacatgtaacagaatatGTTTTGAGGTTCAATGTTTAACACACGCCTGATACATACTGCATGGTGTATCTAACCTAAACTGTCGTTCatgtttgtcaagttactgggTTTGCCTGATTCATGgagttgtacatacatgtaacagaatatGTTTTGAGGTTCAATGTTTAACACACGCCTGATACATACAGCATGGTGTATCTAACCTAAACTGTCGTTCatgtttgtcaagttactgggTTTGCCTGATTCATGgagttgtacatacatgtaacagaatatGTTTTGAGGTTCAATGTTTAACACACGCCTGATACATACTGCATGGTGTATCTAACCTTAACTGTCGTTCATGCTTGTCAAGTTACTGGGTTTGCCTGATTCATGGagttctacatacatgtaacagaatatGTCTTGAGGTTCAATGATGCACAACCATCAATTCCTCCAACTGGTCAGATCTCAAAAGACACATTAAACGATACCAGTACTCCAAAACAAAGattgtgaactttttttttaacaaatgcagACAATTATGCAAAGgtaaaatttcttttctttttttttctcattttggaGGCATATTTTGTATCTCTTTAGAACCCATCTATTTCATGCATATCTTCTTACCAGcgtcccccaccccaccccaccccaccccaccccctccacacacacacacacatgcagggGCTTTCAGTATGCTGgaatttaaagccattttttatGTTGAGAAGTTTTATCGTACCTTTAAGCGATAGGCCAGATCATAAATGGAATaatcagaaataaaaaccaaatgtTATCCTTTAACCCACATGCATCACTGATGGTCTGGATCACCGGGCTGCCCTCTGGCATCGTAAATTAAGACATACCTACCAGTGGTAGTAATActatacactatatacatgcaagTCTTCTTTTATCTCTAAGCTTTCTAAAGTTTTCTATACAAGACCCTTTACATATACAATGTCTTTatactcaatatctttatctgtACACAACATTTTAAATTCAGTCTGCACCATGCATGACCCTTACCTCTACTGATATAACAGATTAAACCTGAAAAGGGGGCTGAAGACCCCGTAAATCAATGCTATAAATACACCCCTTGCACTCCCTGAAGTCTGCACGTGTAACTGTAATCCTATGCCTGAAAACGTAATCAGCACACAGAAACCGAAATGGAGCAGATAAATGCAGGGTTTATTATTCTGATGTCTAAGCTGCAGTAACAAGTGCCTTACTAAGGTTGCATAGTGGCCAACAAGGTGTTTCTTAGTGTGCGTAATTGTTACAGGTAGTATGAAGATGGTTGTGATGTAAGAAGATTAGCTTACAGaggtatatacagatatacaatgtatataaaagGTACacctatgtatgtacatgtatgtatgcttgggttttaacatcgtacttaacaatatttccatttccactgataagctTCACAAAGTAGAGTACTGTGAAAACTCCAACAGAAGATACAACGGGATGCATGggtcaatatttcagttttgctTAAACCATTTTCCAGAATGATTAATCCTTTTCTTGAAAACAGTTTGAATACTTAAACATACTGAACTCTGAGCCTTACAATCTCAGCCAGATGCTGAACTCTGAGCCTTACAATCTCAGCCAGATGCTGAACTCTGAGCCTTACAATCTCAGCCAGATGCTGAACTCTGAGCCTTACAATCTCAGCCAGATGCTGAACACTGAGCCTTACAATCTCAGCCAGATGCTGAACTCTGAGCCTTACAATCTCAGCCAGATGCTGAACTCTGAGCCTTACAATCTCAGCCAGATGCTGAACTCTGAGCCTTACAATCTCAGCCAGATGCTGAACACTGAGCCTTACAATCTCAGCCAGATGCTGAACTCTGAGCCTTACAATCTCAGCCAGATGCTGAACTCTGAGCCTTACAATCTCAGCCAGATGCTGAACTCTGAGCCTTACAATCTCAGCCAGATGCTGAACTCTGAGCCTTACAATCTCAGCCAGATGTTGAACACTGAGCCTTACAATCTCGGCCAGATGCTGAACACTGAGCCTTACAATCTCAGCCAGATGCTGAACACTGAGCCTTACAACCTCAGCCAGATGCTGAACTCTGAGCCTTACAATCTCAGCCAGATGCTGAACTCTGAGCCTTACAATCTCAGCCAGATGCTGAACACTGAACCTTACAAATTCAGTCACAGCAAGCATGTAAATAGGCGTTTTTCAACAAGTTCAAGGTACTAAAGTGACACATGTGTGCTGGGCTGTACATCACGATCTCTGTGTCACAGGCTTGGCTTTTCAAGGATACTCAGTCATGGCACCTAAATAGCCAGTTCCAAGGTACTTAAGTTGCCCGTGAGCGCTGGGCTTTACTTCACGATCAAGGCTTGTCTGAGGTACAagcgtacatgtatgctcaatCCAACACCTGGATCAGGGTTCGTATTGATCAAATGTCTTACGGCTcttgtcaaaaattcaaacacagctacaaatcAAATGCTTTTCTctagaaaattaaaaattagtacacagattctttactgcagaacaatgcaCTGACTACAATTTGAGCTCTTTCCTGTTATGAGTTTGGCATTTGATGGACTTACAGtttatgacctacatgtaagtctttaaGTTGCATGATATATATCTCCAgcaataaacctgactgccactTCCagacagtgaaatattctcgcatatgatgtaaaacacttCAATAAAGTGATAAAGTGAGTTGCATAATCTTACAAAcatagcttacatgtatacgttaCCACATAACTCCTATAAACCTAAGAAATAGTAATTCTGCAGTGTATCCCTGGAGGCAATTATAAAGTCTGACACCCAACTGATACGTTGTCATCAattaatacttgtacatgtacttcttatTTAATTTAGATGTACTAAGATTAAACCAAATTGACGGCTGTTATCAATTTTAATCCTGCAGCATCTGCTGATAAAATTTGTTAGAAAATGTCATTTCTGAGcagtgttaaaataaatttgtgaatCAATGCATGAAATTTCATGAAAGGCATTGCAAAGAAGTCttaaggtgaaaaaaatgtCTATGAAAAGTCGAAAAAACTCTTCCTGCTCAAATGATTATGAAATCGTCTGCTAGATAGATAAATGATAGTATAGCTAATAATGCCACAGATATTCACTGAAGCGTGGCGGCCTTGCATGCTGCCTTGGAGCATGCTCTATCGTACATGGTTGAGTTAACAACTGATAAGTCAACAATGTACATCTTATTTCACCTGTAATCTATATAATCAAGATGTCACCAGCTTCCTCAGGGcagttatatacaaatattgcCACTGGTGAACATGTTTACAATTAGATGACGTGTGATGATTTTCGATGATGCCCGCTATTTGTAATGCAATTAAATACAAACACTGCAAGATTAAAAATTGCATGTTGgtgggaagggggaggggggggggggctgggaCAGATTGGCTCAAAAAGGAGAACATGAGCAAACTGTAAACCACAATATCTAGAGCTCTGatcaaatgatttattgatattttatgaacCAGTCTTTCCAATATGTTATTTGATTTCATGCTTTATGATATAGTCTCATATAACTGAGTTATACATGTGGatcatatgtacatatgacactgGTGTGGCAAATACTCATCAAAAACTTCCAGGTCTACAAACTTTCTATGCCAAGCCCCCCAGTGGGTTCTCCAGGCCAGGTACAAACTTTCTACACAAAGCCCacagtgggtttccccaggccaGGTACAATAATCACCAAAAACTTCCAGGCCTACAAACTTTCTACACAAAGCCCCCAGTGGGTTACTCCAGACCAGGTACAAACTTTCAACACAAAGCCCCCAGTGGGTTTCACCGGGCCAGTTACAAACCTTCTACACAAAGCTCTCAGTGAGTTTCTCCAGACCAGGTACAAAATTTCTTTTCAAAGCCCCccagtgggtttccccaggccaGGTACAATAATCACCAAAAACTTCCAGGCCTACAAACTTTCTACACAAAGCCCCCAGTGAGTTTCTCCTGGCCAGGTACAAACCTTCTACACAAAGCCCACAATGAGATTCTCCAGGCCAGGTACAATAATCACCAAAAACTTCCAGGCCTACAAACTATCTAAACAAAGCCCACGGTGGGTTTCACCGGGCCAGTTACAAACCTTCTACACAAAGCCCTCAGTGCATTTCCCCAGGCCAGGTACAAACTTTATACACAAAGCCCTCAGTGGATTTCCCCAGGCCAGGTACAAACTTTATACACAAAGCCCTCAGTGAGTTTCCCCAGGCCAGTTACAAACCTTCTACACAAAGCCCTCAGTGAGTTTCCGCTGGTCAGTTACAAACCTTCTACACAAAGCCCTCAGTGGATTTCCCCAGGCCAGTTACAAACCTTCTACACAAAGCCCTCAGTGGATTTCCCTAGGCCAGTTACAAACCTTCTACACAAAGCCCTCAGTGAGTTTCCCCAGGCCAGTTACAAACCTTCTACACAAAGCCCtcagtgggtttccccaggccaGTTACAAACCTTCTACACAAAGTCCTCAGTGGATTCCCCAGGCCAGTTACAAACCTTCTACACAAAGCCCTCAGTGAGTTTCCCCAGGCCAGTTACAAACCTTCTACACAAAGCCCTCAGTGCATTTCCCCAGGCCAGTTATAAACCTTCTACACAAAGCCCTCAGTGAGTTTCCCCAGGCCAGTTACAAACCTTCTACACAAAGCCCTCAGTGAGTTTCCCCAGACCAGTTACAAACCTTCTACACAAAGCCCTCAGTGAGTTTCCCCAGGCCAGTTACAAACCTTCTACACAAAGCCCTCAGTGAGTTTCCCCAGGCCAGTTACAAACCCTCTACACAAAGCCCTCAGTGAGTTTCCCCAGGCCAGTTACAAACCTTCTACACAAAGTCCTCAGTGGATTCCCCAGGCCAGTTACAAACCTTCTACACAAAGCCCTCAGTGGATTTCCCTAGGCCAGTTACAAACCTTCTACACAAAGCCCTCAGTGAGTTTCCCCAGGCCAGTTACAAACCCTCTACACAAAGCCCTCAGTGAGTTTCCCCAGGCCAGATCTCAgaggtttcctctcgccatattTGCTTGGCACAGTCGTATACTACTTGCAGTAAGTTACATATTCTTCAGCAAGGCATAAAAATGcaatcattaaataaaataaacaaattcctGATGCTGACTGAACCTAGAGTTGAACATGCAAAAGTCAGTCATTAACTTGAACATAGAATGCGCTATGATCGAACAGAATCTTATCTTTAGATCTTATTGTCAATGTTAAGACTTTAATAACTAATGATCCATTCAGCAAAATGGCCATAGATGTAACATGAAGATTTCTCCTCAATTTGGATATCAATCACACAATTTGGATATCAATCACACAATTTGGATATCAATCACAGTTTTATAACAAGATTGCATACAATAGGGACTTACACAGCCTGCGGTAGTACAGGGTTGAGTTGAAGACACAACTGGATTTATTCACCTATTATTACCTGCATAATACTGACCTTACTAAGAGTTGAAAATCAAACGAACATGTTAATTGCCTTCAAATTCAAAAGTTTTCACCTTTATGATTATTACAATTAATCAGGCCTACCCTTGAACTGtgcacatttaaaaaaattaattctacACAGAGAAACACAAACAATGCATTTCTCCCTTATGTGGCATTTTTAAACTATTCATAAACCCCTGAAAACGGTGAGTTGAACACACACACGAGACAAACTACGTGTATATACTTACATAAACCTTCAgcagtaaaatgttcttgacaGTGAAAAGTCTGTACGCATAGATGACACATTGTATATGTCTTTATAGTCCCTTACATCCTCGTACCACGCTCCTTATATAA
Proteins encoded in this region:
- the LOC135476340 gene encoding uncharacterized protein LOC135476340, which encodes MLNSEPYNLSQMLNSEPYNLSQMLNSEPYNLSQMLNTEPYNLSQMLNSEPYNLSQMLNSEPYNLSQMLNSEPYNLSQMLNTEPYNLSQMLNSEPYNLSQMLNSEPYNLSQMLNSEPYNLSQMLNSEPYNLSQMLNTEPYNLGQMLNTEPYNLSQMLNTEPYNLSQMLNSEPYNLSQMLNSEPYNLSQMLNTEPYKFSHSKHVNRRFSTSSRY